One Salvia splendens isolate huo1 chromosome 22, SspV2, whole genome shotgun sequence DNA segment encodes these proteins:
- the LOC121785677 gene encoding RGS1-HXK1-interacting protein 1-like, with the protein MGEEDAPPPPPPPTEHQQDWLTYISEDLPRTVQESADSAISSARSLQQSSSTHLRSFQEFVPQIGTRYRYYEEAFFTKVKDDLVSLREHPALTAGVAVTSCLLLMRGPRRILIRKTLGRLQSEEAQFVRAENNVKELSLSVDLMKKESQKLLERSVLAERDMKRGLSDLKDAGIQIQRIARSVYKAETEAADLMDLLRETPGREALKLRADVASMASHLRQQRSGIDKRIVKISELGVPV; encoded by the exons ATGGGAGAGGAAGAtgcgccaccgccaccgccaccgccgacGGAGCATCAGCAGGATTGGCTGACTTACATATCGGAAGACCTCCCTCGCACCGTCCAGGAGTCAGCCGACTCCGCCATTAGCTCCGCCCGCTCTCTCCAGCAATCCTCCTCCACTCATCTCCGCTCTTTTCAG GAATTCGTTCCTCAAATCGGAACTCGGTATCGATATTACGAGGAAGCTTTCTTCACCAAAGTTAAAG ATGACTTAGTGAGTTTAAGAGAACATCCTGCACTCACCGCTGGTGTTGCTGTTACTTCTTGCCTTCTCCTTATGCGAG GACCTAGAAGAATTTTGATTCGTAAAACGCTGGGTCGACTTCAGAGTGAGGAG GCACAATTTGTTAGAGCTGAAAATAATGTGAAAGAGTTGAGTCTATCTGTTGACTTGATGAAGAAGGAGAGTCAAAAGCTGCTTGAGCGCTCTGTCCTTGCTGAAAGAGACATGAAACGTGGCCTTTCTGATCTCAA GGATGCTGGAATTCAGATTCAACGAATTGCTAGATCAGTTTATAAGGCAGAAACCGAAGCTGCGG ATTTGATGGACCTGTTGCGAGAAACACCTGGAAGGGAGGCTTTGAAGCTACGGGCAGAT GTTGCTTCAATGGCATCACATCTGCGGCAGCAAAGATCAGGAATTGATAAGAGGATAGTAAAGATTTCTGAATTAGGAGTTCCTGTGTAG